In one window of Nicotiana tabacum cultivar K326 chromosome 12, ASM71507v2, whole genome shotgun sequence DNA:
- the LOC107831221 gene encoding G-type lectin S-receptor-like serine/threonine-protein kinase At4g27290 isoform X2: MEASFLLLFLLFFCSTIHKISTTTDIITTNHSIVDGETVVSSGGTFEMGFFSPSGSSKRYIGIWYKQILPHMQTVVWVANREKPLTNTSSVVLKVTKPGILALLNDKNEIIWSTNTSRSVQNPVAQLLGSGNLVVKDANDGNRHNFLWQSFSFPTDTHLPDMKLGKSFRTGQEAYLSAWQNDNDPTPGEFTLHVDPTGYPQVLLKRGTKVSARSGPWNGLYWSWAPLYLQKLSNSSTIKVVFNEEEIYYSYFLTNNWLTRIVLTSNGDIQSLTWVDRTKSWHIYLKLPSDTCDTYSLCGAYGSCDIDNSPVCGCLEKFVAKYPQQWENGDWSEGCVRRTPLNCNKEHVFLRYSGIKLPDTKYSQYDKTMTLEGCRQVCLKNCSCTAYSSLDISNGDKGCLFWFGELTDIRKLSGRGQDIYIRMDSSEQVSVAGSNRKKAEILAVSFSLLMAMILLCLILLYKRKKKKKLNLKEDFELPLFQLSTITRATNNFSVNDKIGEGGFGPVYKGVLEDGQEIAVKRLSRTSMQGLDEFKNEVIYIAKLQHRNLVRLLGCCIQGEEKMLIYEYMPNKSLDSYIFDQTKSKLLDWPKRFDIINGIARGLLYLHQDSRLRIIHRDLKASNVLLDIEMNPKISDFGLARSVAGNEMGANTSHVVGTHGYMSPEYAVDGIFSVKSDVFSFGVLVLEIVSCKKNRGFVHQDHNLNLLGHAWKLYKEDRSLELIDEELADSCHISQVLRSIQVGLLCVQQSPEDRPNMSSVVLMLGNESPLPEAKEPGYFTERNIFDEAKSGSQTASSKNEVTITLLYPR; encoded by the exons ATGGAAGCTAGTTTCCTCCTACTGTTTCTATTGTTTTTCTGCTCTACTATACACAAGATTTCTACTACAACAGATATAATCACTACAAATCACTCCATTGTAGATGGTGAAACTGTTGTTTCATCTGGTGGAACCTTTGAAATGGGATTTTTCAGCCCCAGTGGTTCCTCAAAGCGATACATCGGGATATGGTACAAGCAAATTCTTCCTCATATGCAGACAGTTGTATGGGTTGCCAATAGAGAAAAACCACTAACAAATACATCCTCAGTTGTTTTGAAGGTCACCAAGCCGGGAATACTTGCTCTTCTCAATGACAAGAATGAAATTATATGGTCCACTAACACCTCACGATCAGTCCAAAATCCAGTAGCACAGCTTTTAGGTTCTGGTAATCTTGTAGTAAAAGATGCAAATGATGGGAACCGACATAACTTCCTTTGGCAGAGCTTTAGTTTTCCAACTGATACACACTTGCCTGATATGAAGCTTGGAAAGAGTTTTCGAACTGGGCAAGAGGCTTACCTTTCAGCATGGCAGAACGATAATGATCCAACTCCAGGGGAATTCACTCTTCACGTTGATCCTACTGGATATCCACAGGTCCTCCTCAAACGCGGCACGAAAGTATCAGCTCGCTCAGGCCCATGGAATGGTTTATATTGGAGTTGGGCACCATTATACCTACAAAAACTAAGCAACTCTAGTACAATTAAAGTTGTTTTTAATGAGGAGGAGATTTACTATAGTTATTTTCTCACTAACAACTGGTTAACAAGAATAGTCCTAACTAGCAATGGTGATATACAAAGCTTAACATGGGTGGATCGTACCAAGAGTTGGCATATTTACCTCAAGTTACCTTCGGATACTTGTGATACATATAGCTTATGTGGTGCCTATGGGAGCTGTGACATAGATAATTCCCCTGTTTGTGGATGTTTGGAAAAGTTTGTAGCTAAATATCCACAACAATGGGAAAATGGAGATTGGTCAGAAGGGTGTGTTCGGAGGACACCTCTTAATTGCAACAAGGAACATGTATTTCTAAGATATTCTGGAATCAAGTTGCCTGATACTAAGTACTCTCAGTACGATAAGACCATGACACTCGAAGGTTGTAGGCAAGTATGCTTGAAGAACTGCTCTTGCACAGCTTATTCGAGTTTAGATATAAGCAACGGAGACAAAGGTTGCTTGTTTTGGTTTGGGGAGTTGACTGACATCAGAAAGCTGTCTGGAAGAGGGCAAGACATTTATATCAGGATGGATTCTTCAGAGCAAG TTTCTGTCGCAGGTTCAAATAGAAAGAAAGCAGAGATACTCGCAGTGAGTTTCTCATTGTTGATGGCAATGATTTTACTATGCCTGATTTTGTTATACAAacggaaaaagaagaagaaactgaATCTCAAAGAAGATTTTGAGCTGCCACTGTTCCAATTGTCGACAATAACAAGAGCCACAAATAATTTTTCAGTCAACGACAAGATTGGAGAGGGAGGATTTGGACCAGTTTACAAG GGGGTGCTGGAAGACGGACAAGAAATAGCCGTGAAGAGGCTTTCAAGGACTTCCATGCAAGGACTTGACGAATTCAAGAATGAAGTTATCTATATTGCCAAGCTTCAGCATCGGAATCTTGTGAGACTTCTGGGTTGTTGCATACAAGGGGAAGAAAAGATGTTGATCTATGAATACATGCCTAACAAAAGCCTGGATTCATACATATTTG ATCAAACAAAGAGCAAATTACTTGACTGGCCAAAGCGTTTCGACATCATAAATGGAATTGCTCGTGGCTTATTGTATCTCCACCAAGATTCTCGACTACGAATTATCCATAGAGACCTTAAAGCAAGCAATGTTTTGCTAGATATAGAAATGAATCCAAAGATATCAGACTTTGGCTTGGCTAGAAGTGTTGCAGGGAATGAGATGGGAGCAAACACAAGCCATGTGGTTGGGACACA TGGCTACATGTCCCCTGAATATGCAGTAGATGGGATCTTCTCGGTAAAATCTGATGTGTTTAGCTTTGGCGTCTTGGTGTTAGAAATTGTGAGTTGCAAGAAAAATAGAGGATTTGTCCATCAAGATCACAACCTTAACCTTCTCGGTCAT GCATGGAAGCTTTACAAAGAAGATAGGTCCTTGGAACTAATTGATGAGGAGCTAGCTGATTCTTGCCATATATCTCAAGTTTTAAGGTCAATCCAAGTGGGTCTTTTATGTGTGCAACAAAGTCCAGAAGATAGGCCAAACATGTCTTCTGTGGTTCTGATGTTGGGTAATGAGAGTCCTCTGCCAGAAGCTAAAGAACCAGGGTATTTCACAGAAAGAAACATATTTGATGAAGCAAAATCAGGATCACAGACAGCCAGTTCAAAAAATGAAGTCACAATCACATTGTTATATCCTCGATAG
- the LOC107831221 gene encoding G-type lectin S-receptor-like serine/threonine-protein kinase At4g27290 isoform X1 has product MEASFLLLFLLFFCSTIHKISTTTDIITTNHSIVDGETVVSSGGTFEMGFFSPSGSSKRYIGIWYKQILPHMQTVVWVANREKPLTNTSSVVLKVTKPGILALLNDKNEIIWSTNTSRSVQNPVAQLLGSGNLVVKDANDGNRHNFLWQSFSFPTDTHLPDMKLGKSFRTGQEAYLSAWQNDNDPTPGEFTLHVDPTGYPQVLLKRGTKVSARSGPWNGLYWSWAPLYLQKLSNSSTIKVVFNEEEIYYSYFLTNNWLTRIVLTSNGDIQSLTWVDRTKSWHIYLKLPSDTCDTYSLCGAYGSCDIDNSPVCGCLEKFVAKYPQQWENGDWSEGCVRRTPLNCNKEHVFLRYSGIKLPDTKYSQYDKTMTLEGCRQVCLKNCSCTAYSSLDISNGDKGCLFWFGELTDIRKLSGRGQDIYIRMDSSEQVSVAGSNRKKAEILAVSFSLLMAMILLCLILLYKRKKKKKLNLKEDFELPLFQLSTITRATNNFSVNDKIGEGGFGPVYKGVLEDGQEIAVKRLSRTSMQGLDEFKNEVIYIAKLQHRNLVRLLGCCIQGEEKMLIYEYMPNKSLDSYIFGLISCLLHKLKLVIMLCPISHNMYIYDQGKSMLTEIANHKAYFVDQTKSKLLDWPKRFDIINGIARGLLYLHQDSRLRIIHRDLKASNVLLDIEMNPKISDFGLARSVAGNEMGANTSHVVGTHGYMSPEYAVDGIFSVKSDVFSFGVLVLEIVSCKKNRGFVHQDHNLNLLGHAWKLYKEDRSLELIDEELADSCHISQVLRSIQVGLLCVQQSPEDRPNMSSVVLMLGNESPLPEAKEPGYFTERNIFDEAKSGSQTASSKNEVTITLLYPR; this is encoded by the exons ATGGAAGCTAGTTTCCTCCTACTGTTTCTATTGTTTTTCTGCTCTACTATACACAAGATTTCTACTACAACAGATATAATCACTACAAATCACTCCATTGTAGATGGTGAAACTGTTGTTTCATCTGGTGGAACCTTTGAAATGGGATTTTTCAGCCCCAGTGGTTCCTCAAAGCGATACATCGGGATATGGTACAAGCAAATTCTTCCTCATATGCAGACAGTTGTATGGGTTGCCAATAGAGAAAAACCACTAACAAATACATCCTCAGTTGTTTTGAAGGTCACCAAGCCGGGAATACTTGCTCTTCTCAATGACAAGAATGAAATTATATGGTCCACTAACACCTCACGATCAGTCCAAAATCCAGTAGCACAGCTTTTAGGTTCTGGTAATCTTGTAGTAAAAGATGCAAATGATGGGAACCGACATAACTTCCTTTGGCAGAGCTTTAGTTTTCCAACTGATACACACTTGCCTGATATGAAGCTTGGAAAGAGTTTTCGAACTGGGCAAGAGGCTTACCTTTCAGCATGGCAGAACGATAATGATCCAACTCCAGGGGAATTCACTCTTCACGTTGATCCTACTGGATATCCACAGGTCCTCCTCAAACGCGGCACGAAAGTATCAGCTCGCTCAGGCCCATGGAATGGTTTATATTGGAGTTGGGCACCATTATACCTACAAAAACTAAGCAACTCTAGTACAATTAAAGTTGTTTTTAATGAGGAGGAGATTTACTATAGTTATTTTCTCACTAACAACTGGTTAACAAGAATAGTCCTAACTAGCAATGGTGATATACAAAGCTTAACATGGGTGGATCGTACCAAGAGTTGGCATATTTACCTCAAGTTACCTTCGGATACTTGTGATACATATAGCTTATGTGGTGCCTATGGGAGCTGTGACATAGATAATTCCCCTGTTTGTGGATGTTTGGAAAAGTTTGTAGCTAAATATCCACAACAATGGGAAAATGGAGATTGGTCAGAAGGGTGTGTTCGGAGGACACCTCTTAATTGCAACAAGGAACATGTATTTCTAAGATATTCTGGAATCAAGTTGCCTGATACTAAGTACTCTCAGTACGATAAGACCATGACACTCGAAGGTTGTAGGCAAGTATGCTTGAAGAACTGCTCTTGCACAGCTTATTCGAGTTTAGATATAAGCAACGGAGACAAAGGTTGCTTGTTTTGGTTTGGGGAGTTGACTGACATCAGAAAGCTGTCTGGAAGAGGGCAAGACATTTATATCAGGATGGATTCTTCAGAGCAAG TTTCTGTCGCAGGTTCAAATAGAAAGAAAGCAGAGATACTCGCAGTGAGTTTCTCATTGTTGATGGCAATGATTTTACTATGCCTGATTTTGTTATACAAacggaaaaagaagaagaaactgaATCTCAAAGAAGATTTTGAGCTGCCACTGTTCCAATTGTCGACAATAACAAGAGCCACAAATAATTTTTCAGTCAACGACAAGATTGGAGAGGGAGGATTTGGACCAGTTTACAAG GGGGTGCTGGAAGACGGACAAGAAATAGCCGTGAAGAGGCTTTCAAGGACTTCCATGCAAGGACTTGACGAATTCAAGAATGAAGTTATCTATATTGCCAAGCTTCAGCATCGGAATCTTGTGAGACTTCTGGGTTGTTGCATACAAGGGGAAGAAAAGATGTTGATCTATGAATACATGCCTAACAAAAGCCTGGATTCATACATATTTGGTTTGATTTCTTGCCTATTACACAAGCTAAAATTAGTAATAATGCTTTGTCCTATTAGTCATAACATGTACATTTATGACCAAGGCAAAAGCATGTTAACAGAAATAGCTAATCATAAAGCTTATTTTGTAGATCAAACAAAGAGCAAATTACTTGACTGGCCAAAGCGTTTCGACATCATAAATGGAATTGCTCGTGGCTTATTGTATCTCCACCAAGATTCTCGACTACGAATTATCCATAGAGACCTTAAAGCAAGCAATGTTTTGCTAGATATAGAAATGAATCCAAAGATATCAGACTTTGGCTTGGCTAGAAGTGTTGCAGGGAATGAGATGGGAGCAAACACAAGCCATGTGGTTGGGACACA TGGCTACATGTCCCCTGAATATGCAGTAGATGGGATCTTCTCGGTAAAATCTGATGTGTTTAGCTTTGGCGTCTTGGTGTTAGAAATTGTGAGTTGCAAGAAAAATAGAGGATTTGTCCATCAAGATCACAACCTTAACCTTCTCGGTCAT GCATGGAAGCTTTACAAAGAAGATAGGTCCTTGGAACTAATTGATGAGGAGCTAGCTGATTCTTGCCATATATCTCAAGTTTTAAGGTCAATCCAAGTGGGTCTTTTATGTGTGCAACAAAGTCCAGAAGATAGGCCAAACATGTCTTCTGTGGTTCTGATGTTGGGTAATGAGAGTCCTCTGCCAGAAGCTAAAGAACCAGGGTATTTCACAGAAAGAAACATATTTGATGAAGCAAAATCAGGATCACAGACAGCCAGTTCAAAAAATGAAGTCACAATCACATTGTTATATCCTCGATAG
- the LOC107831196 gene encoding uncharacterized protein LOC107831196, producing the protein MSDSQLDSTIRKRRLKIEECHAITEWLLKESKNGVVKYGSLKQAVILFNTSRSIVERIWQHTKLSIANGTPLNVSPHIVGRVGRKQIHVDINMVKKIPLCRRTNIRSLAYAMDMSTSTIFRRIKEGAIRPHTNAIKPHLTEENKKARLQFCLSMIESGTLNSNPIFSDMFNYVHIDEKWFFMSKKSEKFYLLPEEQEPNPYRSCKSKNFITKVMFMVAVVRPRLAKDGTELFSGKIGIFPFVFKEPAKKNSKNRVAGTLEIKPILSVTKDVTRTCLIEKVLPVIRSKWPLSQSNTPIFIQQNNARPHLSVNDLQFTEVARQDGFDIRLCFQPPNSPDLNV; encoded by the coding sequence ATGAGTGACTCGCAATTAGACTCAACTATTAGAAAAAGAAGACTAAAAATTGAGGAGTGTCATGCTATAACCGAATGGCTTTTGAAGGAAAGCAAAAATGGAGTTGTTAAATATGGGTCTTTAAAACAAGCTGTGATTTTATTTAATACTTCAAGGAGTATTGTGGAAAGAATTTGGCAACATACAAAATTAAGTATCGCTAACGGTACTCCATTAAATGTGTCTCCCCATATTGTAGGTAGAGTTGGGAGAAAACAAATTCATGTCGATATTAATATGGTAAAAAAAATTCCTCTTTGTCGCCGAACAAATATTCGATCTTTGGCATATGCTATGGATATGTCAACGTCAACTATTTTTCGACGCATCAAAGAAGGAGCTATAAGGCCACATACCAATGCCATAAAGCCTCATTTGACGGAGGAAAATAAGAAGGCAAGACTTCAATTTTGTCTATCAATGATTGAGTCTGGTACGCTAAATTCAAATCCTATATTTTCAGACATGTTTAATTATGTTCATATAGATGAAAAATGGTTCTTTATGTCGAAAAAATCTGAAAAGTTTTATCTTCTTCCTGAAGAACAAGAGCCAAACCCATATAGATCTTGTAAAAGTAAAAATTTCATAACAAAAGTTATGTTTATGGTTGCTGTTGTGCGCCCTAGGCTTGCTAAAGATGGAACTGAGTTATTTTCAGGAAAAATAGGAATATTTCCTTTTGTGTTCAAGGAACCCGCCAAAAAGAATAGCAAAAACAGAGTAGCTGGAACTTTAGAAATAAAGCCTATTTTATCAGTCACTAAAGATGTCACTAGGACTTGTTTAATTGAAAAAGTTCTTCCGGTGATTCGATCAAAATGGCCACTTTCGCAGTCAAATACTCCTATTTTTATCCAACAAAATAATGCGAGACCTCACCTTAGTGTTAATGACTTGCAATTTACCGAAGTTGCTCGGCAAGATGGATTTGATATTAGGCTTTGCTTTCAACCTCCTAACAGTCCAGATTTAAATGTTTAG